In Eptesicus fuscus isolate TK198812 chromosome 23, DD_ASM_mEF_20220401, whole genome shotgun sequence, one genomic interval encodes:
- the LOC103286861 gene encoding cytochrome b-c1 complex subunit 9 isoform X2 has translation MAAPTLTGKLYSLLFRRTSTFALTIAVGALFFERAFDQGADAIYENINQGVRA, from the coding sequence ATGGCGGCTCCGACGCTGACGGGGAAGCTGTATTCCCTGCTCTTCCGCAGAACCTCCACCTTCGCCCTCACCATCGCCGTGGGTGCCCTGTTCTTCGAGCGTGCCTTCGATCAAGGCGCGGACGCGATCTACGAAAACATCaaccagggggtgagggcctAG
- the ZMAT5 gene encoding zinc finger matrin-type protein 5 isoform X1, protein MGKRYFCDYCDRSFQDNLHNRKKHLNGLQHLKAKKAWYDMFRDAAAILLDEQNKRPCRKFLLTGQCDFGPNCRFSHMSERDLQELSIQVEEERRAREWPLDITDLPEGRLEDWLEKRAKRLSSAPSSRAEPTRATVFQYPVGWPPVQELPPSLRAPPPGGWPLQPRVQWG, encoded by the exons ATGGGGAAGCGCTACTTCTGTGACTACTGCGACCGCTCCTTCCAGGACAACCTCCACAACCGCAAGAAGCACCTGAACGGGCTGCAGCACCTCAAGGCCAAGAAGGCCTGGTACGACATGTTCCGAG ATGCAGCTGCCATCTTGCTGGATGAACAGAACAAGCGGCCCTGCAGGAAGTTTCTGCTGACAG GCCAGTGTGACTTTGGCCCCAACTGCAGATTTTCCCACATGTCCGAGCGAGACCTGCAGGAGCTGAGTATCCAGGTGGAGG AGGAGCGGCGGGCCAGGGAGTGGCCTCTGGACATCACGGACCTCCCCGAGGGCCGCCTGGAGGACTGGCTGGAGAAGAGAGCCAAGCGGCTGAGCTCGGCCCCGAGCAGCAG GGCTGAACCCACCAGAGCCACCGTCTTCCAGTACCCAGTCGGCTGGCCACCGGTCCAGGAGCTGCCTCCATCTCTGCGGGCACCCCCGCCCGGGGGGTGGCCCCTGCAGCCCCGCGTCCAGTGGGGCTAG
- the LOC103286861 gene encoding cytochrome b-c1 complex subunit 9 isoform X1, producing MAAPTLTGKLYSLLFRRTSTFALTIAVGALFFERAFDQGADAIYENINQGKLWKHIKHKYEN from the exons ATGGCGGCTCCGACGCTGACGGGGAAGCTGTATTCCCTGCTCTTCCGCAGAACCTCCACCTTCGCCCTCACCATCGCCGTGGGTGCCCTGTTCTTCGAGCGTGCCTTCGATCAAGGCGCGGACGCGATCTACGAAAACATCaaccagggg AAGCTGTGGAAGCACATCAAGCACAAGTATGAGAACTAG
- the ZMAT5 gene encoding zinc finger matrin-type protein 5 isoform X2, with protein MGKRYFCDYCDRSFQDNLHNRKKHLNGLQHLKAKKAWYDMFRDAAAILLDEQNKRPCRKFLLTEERRAREWPLDITDLPEGRLEDWLEKRAKRLSSAPSSRAEPTRATVFQYPVGWPPVQELPPSLRAPPPGGWPLQPRVQWG; from the exons ATGGGGAAGCGCTACTTCTGTGACTACTGCGACCGCTCCTTCCAGGACAACCTCCACAACCGCAAGAAGCACCTGAACGGGCTGCAGCACCTCAAGGCCAAGAAGGCCTGGTACGACATGTTCCGAG ATGCAGCTGCCATCTTGCTGGATGAACAGAACAAGCGGCCCTGCAGGAAGTTTCTGCTGACAG AGGAGCGGCGGGCCAGGGAGTGGCCTCTGGACATCACGGACCTCCCCGAGGGCCGCCTGGAGGACTGGCTGGAGAAGAGAGCCAAGCGGCTGAGCTCGGCCCCGAGCAGCAG GGCTGAACCCACCAGAGCCACCGTCTTCCAGTACCCAGTCGGCTGGCCACCGGTCCAGGAGCTGCCTCCATCTCTGCGGGCACCCCCGCCCGGGGGGTGGCCCCTGCAGCCCCGCGTCCAGTGGGGCTAG